Genomic segment of Oncorhynchus gorbuscha isolate QuinsamMale2020 ecotype Even-year unplaced genomic scaffold, OgorEven_v1.0 Un_scaffold_35:::fragment_2:::debris, whole genome shotgun sequence:
CAGTTACTCTAAAAGGTTTGCTTTAGTTGTTTATGGGCCCAGGACTTTTCATGGTCAGGAAGAACTACTGTTCCTACTTATGGAGAAACAACAATGAGCCCCTCACACAGTTGACATGACATCATTACATActagtcggggggggggggggggggaattgtGAAGTTCGTTCATACCCCAAGGATGGAGGCTGAAATTGAAAGTAAAACAAGCTATAAGTATGATttatatgtaaaaaaaatatataaaatgtaaCTTTAACACCACCCCTTTCCTTGTGCTCTATTGCATTAATACATTCACCAAGGTCTACATACATCAAGGAATTACATTCAGAGCAAGCTAATATCTTGCACTCCAGTGAGAACTGAACAGTAGTATTGGGAGTTAAAACAGTTGTCTGTGGACAGTATGACATAAGGTTCCAGATGATGAAGTGACATGAACACCTCGGTAGCCTATAGGGTATGAAATATACAAAGTTATTGAATAGTAGTACAACAGGCACGCGCACTGTATGAGCACATGGAGTATAATCAGTTTAGAGACATGCTTGTTTTAGCTGTACCTCAGGGGTCCACAGTAAACTGAACATTGTACACTTAAACATCGGTATATCAATCCTATAGCCTGGAGCAATCAGCATATCTAAGAATATAAAATCATCCCAACATATTATATATGGAGAAATTCAATATTTTGTGTTAACAACATCTGTCAAGAATCTGTGAAGAAAAAAACATGAATGTATTGTTTCAGGATATGAGTGAACATTTTACTCTTGTACAATGTAATGGCATGAGAACTGCAATGGTCACAGCAACACTTGGAATTTGACAATGTGGGGAAAAATACATCCCTTTTGTAATATAAACTCTGCAACTATTTTAGAGTAATGGGAACTCATTCTCTTCAGCTATTTACACGTTTCCCTCAGCCCCTCCATTGATGCCTTATAAAGTCTTGAATAAAAGTGTTCGTAGGAGTTTTGTTCAGTCTCCACTGTGCGCTCCTATCATTCTATTGGTCAGGCTACATCCACTCTGTCATCTCTCCCTCCCggtgcctctctccctgctcatGTTCAAATATTTATTGCTTCTTTTTTCTTTTACAAGCTCAGCACTTTAACTCACAGCCATTTCCCATTCTCTCTATTTAGAGGTGAAAATGGGACGTTTCAAACTTCTATTCCACATGTCTGCTTATGATGacttccccttctcttcctcctcatatccctccctccttccctcgtgGCTATACATAGCTTGACCTGTTTTCGGTGCTACCTGatcttcctccacctccctctcgatctttctccttctctctgtgtccctctttctctctgtctgtctcatgccTTGGTGCCCACGCCCCCTCCCCCCTGCATGCTGAAGTACTCGGTAAAGTGGGAGGGGAGtcgtggagggggagggggggagtggGCAGAGAGGCGGGGGAGCATGGGGGGAGGGAGTGGTGGGAAGGTGGGTGACGACAGGTCAGCCGTGGTGGTGATGATCTTATGCTCACTGTTCCTCTGCACTTCCTGTCCCTTCCGGCCCACCGTCTCCTCGACCGTCTTCACTGggccctgagggagagggaggtaaaggTAGAAAGGTTAAAGGTCATGCTGGGTTGTATTTGTCACAATGTCAGTTACCACATCCTTCTCTGACAACTTCCTCTGTGCTCTAACACCTCTGGAGTGTTACAGGGACTATATTGGACCTTAGTATCAGTTAGATCCTCTTCAGATCATACATCCACTCACCGACTGGATGGAGAAGAGTTCTGTGAAGTTGGGCTGGGAGTCGCCCAGGAAGGAGCTGTTCCCATAGGCATGGTGGGGGAAACTCTCACTCACCACACCCGCCTTCGGACTAGACAGCAGGATCCCGATCTGAGAGGTCCGCACGTGGTATGGGAAGTTCTTATTGGCTGCAGAGGGCCGAGTGATAGCCTGTGGCGAGgcaaggaggggggagaggggatggatgggAGGAATGTATCATATTCAGAATATTGTCTGTACAAATATTACCCTCTATTCTCCATACACTGATACACATTCCTGCACAtataagaacagaacagtatgtgtctgaatgtgtcacTAACAAAGGACAGAGAGGCTCAGTCTGGTACAGAAGTCTGGGACAGAGAGGCTCAGTCTGGTACAGAAGTCTGGGACCGAGAGGCTCAGTCTGGTACAGAAGTCTGGGACCGAGAGGCTCAGTCTGGTACAGAAGTCTGGGACAGAGAGGCTCAGTCTGGTACAGAAGTCTGGGACAGAGAGGCTCAGTCTGGTACAGAAGTCTGGGACCGAGAGGCTCAGTCTGGTACAGAAGTCTGGGACAGAGAGGCTCAGTCTGGTACAGAAGTCTGGGACAGAAGTCTGGGACCGAGAGGCTCAGTCTGGTACAGAAGTCTGGGACGGAGAGGCTCAGTCTGGTGCAGAAGTCTGGGACAGAGAGGCTCAGTCTGGTACAGAAGTTTGGGACAGAGAGGCTCAGTCTGGTACAGAAGTCTGGGACCGAGAGGCTCAGTCTGGTACAGAAGTCTGGGACCGAGAGGCTCAGTCTGGTGCAGAAGTCTGGGACCGAGAGGCTCAGTCTGGTGCAGAAGTCTGGGACCGAGAGGCTCAGTCTGGTGCAGAAGTCTGGTACTGAGAGGCTCAGTCTGGTACAGAAGTCTGGGACAGAGAGGCTCAGTCTGGTGCAGAAGTCTGGTACCGAGAGGCTCAGTCTGGTGCAGAAGTCTGGGACCGAGAGGCTCGGTCTGGTGCAGAAGTCTGGGATTGGGAGTATACTAacgcagaggacagagagatatgacTCACAGATATTAAAAGGGAGgtgagtgtgtgcatgcctgCGTGTGGAGGGCAGGGGGTTACTAACGAGGCGGGCGATGAGGTCTTCGAGATAATTAACGTCAACAGtgaggcagtgtgtgtatgtgtgcgcacatgcatgcctgtgtgtgagtgtgtagagagaTGAAGGGTACTAACGAGGAATACGATGTGAGCATAGAGGTGGATTCCCAGTTGGATGCCGTTGACGATCTTCTCCCGTGCCCAGCGAGGGATGCCAAAGTTAGCTATCAGAGCCATGACGGGCACCGCGAAAAacctgccagagagagaggggagagagagataatgagggagagagaggagagagagttaatgagggagagagagataatgagggagagagaggagagagagttaatgagggagagagaggagagagagttaatgagggagagagagatcatgagggagagagaggagagagagttaatgagggagagagaggagagagagttaatgagggagagagagagagagagagagagagagagagaggagagagagttaatgagggagagagagagagagagagagagagagagagagagagagagagagagagagagagagagagagagagagagaggagagagagttaatgagggagagagagagagagagagagaggagagagagttaatgagggagagagaggagagagagttaatgaggggagagagataatgagggagggagaggagagagagttaatgagggagagagaggagagagagttaatgagggagagagaggagagagagttaatgagggagagagaggagagagagttaatgagggagagagagataatgagggagagagaggagagggagttaattagggagagagaggagagagagttaatgagggagagagagataatgagggagagagaggagagagagttaatgagggagagagaggagagagagttaatgagggagagagaggagagagagaggagagagagagagagagagagagagagagagatagggagagagattattaagagagagagagagatagggaaggggGAGAGTGAGATGTGTAAAGGAAGGAGGAGAAAAAAATGAATATGGTGGAGTTGTGACAAAAGGAAATGAGAGGCGGAGGACGGATTAAAGACGAGCAAGCGAGAAGTGGAAAGATAAGGGAGACGGGGAGTTTATCGGGTGTAATGCTTTTTAGGGAATGAAGTTGATGAACCTGACAGAGCTATGTCCTCTCACCAGAGTGTGTATGCCGTGAAGAAGGGGATGTAGAAGGATTGTTTCTCAGGGTAGTGTTTGAGGGAGATCAGGACGGCGTAGCAGAACCACACGTAGGCCAGCAGCTGGAGACCCATCAGACCGTAGCCCGCCGGGCTGTCATATGCATACAGCACCTCACCTGGGTCAAAgaactgagacacacacacacttacatcaTACAACCACTCTAATGGACCGCACCCTACTAATCAACCTACTAACTTTACCCTCAAATAGCAGAGAGGTGTATTACAATACGTTCCCCAGCATGTGTTGTAACAGCCTGTGGTTTGCTGACATGTTGGGATGTGAAATCTACTCATTTTCGTTGGTGAGTGTGTCTGCAAGTGTGTGCGTGTAcatgtatgtttgtttgtttgtgcatCATTGACACTTCTCTACAACTGGGTCATTGACAGTGCCTCTCCTTGCGGGCTATGTATTCAGTTTCACAGGCCAGAGACTGGATATCATTGGTCAAACAGGGTCCCCTGCATTATGTATGTACAGGGCCAGTGCTAGGCACCGACAGGCTGGGTAAGAAACTCCTATCCCTGTATACTACAGTACACCAGGAGTAGGTCCCTTTAATTTCACATTTATCTTACCAGGAGGTTCCATGATATGTGAACCTCATTTTCAAGAGGGACCCATTCTAAATTATAGTAGAGCACATTTTACACTTGTAATGGAGGTGATTCTGTGATCCATGCTCGGCTGATAAGTAACCGTGCCCGAGACCTGAAGACTAGCTCCTAGAGCTAATACCTAGACTTCAACTCAGTAGGCTAACATAGTGTTGTGGGACACAGGAATCCCCGGTTGAAACCGTCATACACTGGCCCTTCACGTATAGCATGGACAGTAGGAGTGTAGCAGCAGCAGTTCTGTAGTGTAGACTGCAGTACCTCTGCCTCGTATATGAAGAGGATGATATAGGTGACGGTGTAGACTGTCATGTAGATGGACAGCTTGACAGATCCACTGTGGCTGATCCTCGCCCTGACAGAGACGGATACACACAGGGGGGTTAGCTTTCACACAGACagatgaatacacacacacacagtctctgggATACTGGTACGAGTTAgaaggagtaagacagagagagactgggctacTGGTACGAGTTAgaaggagtaagacagagagagactgggctacTGGTACGAGTTAgaaggagtaagacagagagagactgggctacTGGTACGAGTTAgaaggagtaagacagagagagactgggctcCTGGTACAAGTTAgaaggagtaagacagagagagactgggctcCTGGTACGAGTTAgaaggagtaagacagagagagactgggctacTGGTACGAGTTAgaaggagtaagacagagagagactgggctcCTGGTACGAGTTAgaaggagtaagacagagagagactgggctacTGGTACGAGTTAgaaggagtaagacagagagagactgggtgtcatgttttgtcatatattgtcttgtccttgtgctttcccttctgttcgtttccccctgctggtcttattaggttcgttccctttttctatccctctctctccccctccctctctctcttctctctatcgttccgttcctgctcccagctgttcctcattctcctaactcactcatttactcttttcacacctgtcccctattttgccctctgattagagtccctatttctccccttgttttccgcttctgtccttgtcggatccttgtatgatgttcgctgtgctgtgtccttgtctcgccctgtcgtgttttgtctccttcagatgctgcgtgtgagcaggtgtcttagtctgctacggtcggtgccttcccgaagcaacctgcagtcaatggtcgagtctccagtctgtcctcgttactacgagtggatttaagttttttcctgttttgttttcttcttgatttttccaggattattacttttgtcatatactggaataaagactctgttttcgttaagtcgcttttgggtcctcattcaccagcataacagaaggatccgaccaagaatggacccagcgactacggattctcgtaacactgccgtcgagatccagggagctatgctcggcagacacgagcaggaattgtctgctgctcgtcatgccgttgagaccctggctgctcaggtttccgacctctcaggacagtttcagagtcttcgtctcgtgccaccagctacttcctggtcttccgagtctccggaacctagggttaataacccaccatgttattctgggcagcctactgagtgccgttcctttctcacccagtgtgatattgtgttctctctccaacccaacacatactcaagagagagagctcggattgcttacgtcatttcactccttactggtcgggctcgagagtggggcacagctatctgggaggcaagggctgagtgttctaacaattatctgaactttaaagaggagatgatacgggtttttgatcgttcagtttttggtagggaggcttctagggccttggcttccctatgtcaaggtgatcgatccataacggattactctatagagtttcgcactcttgctgcctctagtgactggaacgagccggcgctgctcgctcgttttctggagggactccacgctgaggttaaggatgagattctctcccgggaggttccttccagtgtggactctttgattgcactcgccatccgcatagaacgacgggtagatcttcgtcaccgagctcgtggaagagagctcgcgttaacggtgttccccctctccgcatcgcaaccatctcctccctccggctcagagactgagcccatgcagctgggaggtattcgcatctcgactaaggagagggaacggaggatcaccaaccgcctttgcctctattgcggttctgctggacattttgtcaattcatgtccagtaaaagccagagctcatcagtaagcggagggctactggtgagcgctactactcaggtctctccatcaagatcctgtactaccatgtcggtccatctacgctggaccggttcggctgcttcatgcagtgccttgatagactctggggctgagggttgttttatggacgaagcatgggctcggaaacatgacattcctctcagacagttagggaagcccacgcccatgttcgccttagatggtagtcttctccccagtatcagatatgagacactacctttaaccctcacagtatctggtaaccacagtgagaccatttcctttttgatttttcgttcaccttttacacctgttgttttgggtcatccctggctagtatgtcataatccttctattaattggtctagtaattctatcctatcctggaacgtttcttatcatgtgaagtgtttaatgtctgctatccctcctgtttcttctgtcccctcttctcaggaggaacctggtgatttgacaggagtgccggaggaatatcatgatctgcgcacggtcttcagtcggtccagagccaactcccttcctcctcaccggtcgtatgattgtagtattgatctccttccggggaccactccccctcggggtagactatactctctgtcggctcccgaacgtaaggctctcgaggattatttgtctgtttctcttgacgccggcaccgtagtgccttcttcctctcctgccggagcggggtttttttgttaagaagaaggacggtactctgcgcccctgcgtggattatcgagggctgaatgacataacggttaagaatcgttatccgcttccccttatgtcatcagccttcgagattctgcagggagccaggttctttactaagttggaccttcgtaatgcttaccatctcgtgcgcatcagagagggggacgagtggaaaacggcgtttaacactcagttagggcattttgagtaccgggttctgccgtttggtctcgctaatgctccagctgtttttcaggcattagttaatgatgtactgagagacatgctgaacatctttgtttttgtctaccttgacgatatcctgattttttcaccgtcactcgagattcatgttcagcacgttcgacgtgtactacaacgccttttagagaattgtctctacgtgaaggctgagaagtgggcctttcatgtctcctctgtcacatttctcggttctgttatttccgctgaaggcattcagatggatcccgctaaggtccaggctgtcagtgattggcccgttccaaggtcacgtgtcgagttgcagcgctttctaggtttcgctaatttctatcggcgtttcattcgtaatttcggtcaagttgctgcccctctcacagctcttacttctgtcaagacgtgctttaagtggtccggttccgcccagggagcttttgatctcctcaagaagcgttttacgtccgctcctatcctcgttactcctgacgtcactaaacaattcattgtcgaggttgacgcttcagaggtgggcgtgggagccattctatcccagcgcttccagtctgacgataaggtcaatccttgcgcttatttttctcatcgcctgtcgccatcggaacgcaactatgatgtgggtaaccgcgaactgctcgccatccgcttagccctaggcgaatggcgacagtggttggagggggcgaccgttccttttgtcgtttggactgaccataagaaccttgagtacatccgttctgccaaatgacttaatgcacgtcaagctcgttgggcgttgtttttcgctcgtttcgagtttgtgatttcttatcgcccgggtaataagaacaccaagcctgatgccttatcccgtctctttagttcttctgtggcttctaccgatcccgagggattcttccttatgggcgtgttgtcgggttgactgtctggggaattgagagacaggttaagcaagcactcactcacactgcgtcgccgcgcgcttgtcctagtaaccttcttttcgttcctgtttctactcgtctggctgttcttcagtgggctcactctgccaagttagctggccatcccggcgttcgaggtacacttgcttctattcgccagcggttttggtggcctactcaggagcgtgacacgcgccgtttcgtggctgcttgttcggactgcgcgcagactaagtcaggtaactctcctcctgccggtcgtctcagaccgcttcccattccttctcgaccatggtctcacatcgccttagacttcattaccggtctgccttcgtctgcggggaagactgtgattcttacggttgtcgataggttctctaaggcggcacatttcattcccctcgctaagcttccttctgctaaggagacggcacaaatcatcattgagaatgtgttcagaattcatggccgcccgttagacgccgtttcagacagaggtccgcaattcacgtcacagttttggagggagttctgtcgtttgattggtgcttccgtcagtctctcttccggttttcatccccagtctaacggtcaagcagaaagggccaatcagacgattggtcgcatattacgcagcctttcttttagaaaccctgcgtcttgggcagaacagctcccctgggcagaatacgctcacaacttgcttccttcgtctgctaccgggctatctccgtttcagagtagtctgggttaccagcctcctctgttctcatcccagctcgccgagtccagcgttccctccgctcaggcgtttgtccaacgttgtgagcgcacctggaggagggtgaggtctgcactttgccgttacagggcgcagactgtgagagccgccaataaacgtaggattaagagtcctaggtattgtcgcggccagagagtgtggctttccactcgtaaccttccccttacgacagcttctcgtaagttgactccgcggttcattggtccgttccgtgtctcccaggtcgtcaatcctgtcgctgtgcgactgcttcttccgcgacatcttcgtcgcgtccatcctgtcttccatgtctcctgtgtcaagccctttcttcgcgcccccgttcgtcttccccccgtccttgtcgagggcgcacctatttacaaggtacgtaggatcatggacatgcgttctcggggacgtggtcaccagtacttagtggattgggagggttacggtcctgaggagaggagttgggttccatctcgggacgtgctggaccgttcgctgattgatgatttcctccgttgccgccaggattcctcctcgagtgcgccaggaggcgctcggtgagtgggggggtactgtcatgttttgtcatatattgtcttgtccttgtgctttcccttctgttcgtttccccctgctggtcttattaggttcgttccctttttctatccctctctctccccctccctctctctcttctctctatcgttccgttcctgctcccagctgttcctcattctcctaactcactcatttactcttttcacacctgtcccctattttgccctctgattagagtccctatttctccccttgttttccgcttctgtccttgtcggatccttgtatgatgttcgctgtgctgtgtccttgtctcgccctgtcgtgttttgtctccttcagatgctgcgtgtgagcaggtgtcttagtctgctacggtcggtgccttcccgaagcaacctgcagtcaatggtcgagtctccagtctgtcctcgttactacgagtggatttaagttttttcctgttttgttttcttcttgatttttccaggattattacttttgtcatatactggaataaagactctgttttcgttaagtcgcttttgggtcctcattcaccagcataacactggGCTCCTGGTACAAGTTAgaaggagtaagacagagagagactgggctcCTGGTACAAGTTAgaaggagtaagacagagagagactgggctacTGGTACGAGTTAgaaggagtaagacagagagagactgggctcCTGGTACAAGTTAgaaggagtaagacagagagagactgggctcCTGGTACAAGTTAgaaggagtaagacagagagagactgggctcCTGGTACAAGTTAgaaggagtaagacagagagagactgggctacTGGTACGAGATAgaaggagtaagacagagagagactgggctcCTGGTACAAGTTAgaaggagtaagacagagagagactgggctcCTGGTACAAGTTATaaggagtaagacagagagagactaagacagagaggGACTGGCCTACTGGTTACGAGttagaaggagacagagagagactgggctcCTGGTACAATTTAgaaggagtaagacagagagagactggcctaCTGGTTACAAGTTAgaaggagtaagacagagagagactgggctacTGGTACGAGTTAGAAGGAGTAAGACAGAAAGAGACTGGCCTACTGGTTACGAGttagaaggagacagagagagactgggctacTGGTTACGAGTTAGAAGGAGTTAGACAGAAAGAGACTGGCCTACTGGTTACGAGttagaaggagacagagagagactgggctacTGGTTATGAGttagaaggagacagagagagactggcctaCTGGTTACGAGTTAGAAGGAGTAAGACAGAAAGAGACTGGCCTACTGGTTACGAGttagaaggagacagagagagtggctgGAGGATTTAATCCTGAGACACACTGTAAGCAGTGAACCTGTCAGCCAGCCAAGCAGTTAAACTGACATGTCCTCTATGGTAGAGGGTGTTATTAAGGCTGGGACAGCTACTCTAGCTCTGACCCTGAGAGCATAGGTGAGACGGCCTGAGACCAGACACAGTGTGAGAgacatacacaaaaacacacacactccctaccTGGTGACAGTGAAGCCTTTTCCCAGCAGGATCAGCATCAGCAGGAACACCAGGAAACTGACAGAGAACAGTAAtttccctggagagagagagagagagagatggcaagaAGGGAAGAAAATGAGAACCCcacagagagtgaaagaaaggttACTGTAAGTAGGTTATTGTATCTGAATATGTAACATCATACCAGAACCAGAAATCaggtcactcactcactccagtacaccctcacacacacttgCAACACACACCCAAATAGGGACACACTCATCCTCTCGTGTGCACTCTCTTACACTGCATGGGTTGTGTGGGAAAGTTTCTGCTTTACATCCTTTATCAGGGTGTTTCTGCATTACATCCTTTATCAGGGTGTTTCTTCTTTACATCCTTTATCAGGGTGTTTCTGCATTACATCCTTTATCAGGATGTTTCTGCTTTACATCCTTTATCAGGGTGT
This window contains:
- the LOC124017944 gene encoding transmembrane protein 145-like — translated: PGSPALFPISPSSPHSLPYAPLSLLAPSLVPHSKQDWLFLTRFCFLTDFGRLDFRFRYQKSRCCQNILLYFDDSSQWPAVYKKPDKDCYQKEAVLRPENNQVINLTTRYTWSGCVVEGEGDEEVLSCVGGRSFRSVRERWWYIALSKCGGEGLQLEYEMKLTNGQSFWTQHFSADEFGILETDITFLVIFSLVFILSCYFAYNLKGRQLLHTTYKMFMTAAGVEVVSLLFHCIYWGLYARDGVGNGSLKIMGKLLFSVSFLVFLLMLILLGKGFTVTRARISHSGSVKLSIYMTVYTVTYIILFIYEAEFFDPGEVLYAYDSPAGYGLMGLQLLAYVWFCYAVLISLKHYPEKQSFYIPFFTAYTLWFFAVPVMALIANFGIPRWAREKIVNGIQLGIHLYAHIVFLAITRPSAANKNFPYHVRTSQIGILLSSPKAGVVSESFPHHAYGNSSFLGDSQPNFTELFSIQSGPVKTVEETVGRKGQEVQRNSEHKIITTTADLSSPTFPPLPPPMLPRLSAHSPPPPPRLPSHFTEYFSMQGGGGVGTKA